Proteins from a single region of Desulfovibrio sp. Huiquan2017:
- a CDS encoding potassium transporter TrkG — protein MRTKVFSPYWMPVWFFAGAILVGALILHLDVSHPGGPLSFVDALFTATSAMCVTGLAVVDTGSYFSTLGLDVILVLIQLGGLGIMTFTTLVIHLLGHHVSLTDRLAVGQSLLHDPSFSLPRFLMRVVVWAFSFEALGAICLWFMDPVGFSPYSAVFHSVSAFCNAGFSLYPDSLTRWAGDGGVNMVFIVLITAGGLGFYVLNECGILIWNALFKRGGRRSGRPRMSWHTSIVLKTTLTLVVAGTVVIFVAEGAAGNAPDNFLEHFWNALFQSVTCRTAGFNTVDIGGMTNVSLAFMMVLMFIGGSPGSCAGGIKTTTFRALVGFVWAEFRGWEQVRIGRFALDQKAMNKVVSLVTMSLLLVGVGTMILTSLESGDSSYLMARGEFIADMFESISAFATVGLSTGMTPLLDNFERVTLIVLMFVGRLGPIWMLSALQSWQTERRFKVPTATLPFG, from the coding sequence ATGCGCACTAAAGTCTTTTCGCCGTACTGGATGCCGGTCTGGTTCTTTGCCGGAGCCATCCTCGTCGGCGCACTTATCCTGCACCTGGATGTGAGCCACCCCGGCGGCCCGCTGTCCTTTGTGGACGCCCTGTTTACGGCCACCTCGGCCATGTGTGTCACCGGGCTGGCCGTGGTGGACACCGGTTCCTACTTTTCCACGCTGGGCCTGGACGTCATTCTGGTCCTCATCCAGCTCGGCGGCCTGGGGATCATGACCTTCACCACCCTGGTCATCCACCTGCTCGGGCATCACGTCTCCCTGACCGACCGGCTGGCAGTGGGCCAATCCCTGCTGCACGATCCGTCCTTCAGCTTGCCCAGGTTCCTCATGCGCGTGGTGGTCTGGGCCTTTTCCTTCGAAGCGCTGGGGGCAATTTGCCTGTGGTTCATGGACCCCGTGGGATTCAGCCCCTACTCGGCGGTCTTCCACTCGGTGTCGGCCTTCTGCAACGCCGGATTTTCCCTGTACCCCGACTCCCTGACCCGCTGGGCCGGGGATGGCGGGGTCAACATGGTCTTCATCGTGCTTATCACCGCCGGTGGACTGGGCTTCTACGTGCTCAACGAATGCGGCATTCTGATCTGGAATGCGCTGTTCAAGCGTGGCGGACGCCGGAGCGGACGGCCGAGGATGAGTTGGCATACGTCCATCGTGCTCAAGACCACCCTGACCCTGGTGGTGGCCGGAACTGTGGTCATCTTCGTCGCCGAAGGCGCTGCGGGCAACGCGCCGGACAATTTTCTCGAACACTTCTGGAACGCCCTGTTCCAGTCCGTGACCTGCCGCACCGCCGGGTTCAACACGGTGGACATCGGCGGCATGACCAATGTCTCCCTGGCCTTCATGATGGTCCTCATGTTTATCGGCGGGTCGCCGGGTTCCTGCGCGGGCGGCATCAAAACCACCACCTTCCGGGCTCTGGTGGGCTTTGTCTGGGCCGAGTTTCGGGGCTGGGAGCAGGTCCGCATCGGCCGGTTCGCCCTGGACCAGAAGGCCATGAACAAGGTCGTTTCCCTGGTGACCATGAGCCTGCTTCTGGTCGGCGTGGGGACCATGATCCTGACTTCGCTGGAGAGCGGGGACAGCTCCTATCTCATGGCGCGCGGCGAGTTCATCGCCGACATGTTCGAATCCATTTCCGCCTTCGCCACCGTGGGGCTGTCCACGGGCATGACCCCGCTTTTGGACAACTTCGAGCGGGTCACGCTCATCGTGCTCATGTTCGTGGGAAGACTTGGACCCATCTGGATGCTCTCGGCCTTGCAAAGCTGGCAGACCGAGCGGCGTTTCAAGGTCCCGACCGCCACGCTGCCCTTCGGCTAG
- the aroL gene encoding shikimate kinase AroL, with protein MHKERNIFLIGPRACGKTSVGRALAERLGMEFVDTDQAFAEAVGMDIAAFVEAHGWEAFRDEEAATLVREAASGGRVIGCGGGMVLRSENRAVLAEGVVLYLKADPDELARRLLADPLEAQRPSLTGKSVAAEIREVLAARALLYEECAHHVIEGKDLAGTVEAARRAVENLS; from the coding sequence ATGCACAAGGAGAGGAACATTTTTCTCATTGGGCCGCGAGCCTGCGGCAAGACCAGCGTGGGCCGGGCTCTGGCCGAGCGGCTGGGCATGGAGTTCGTGGATACGGACCAGGCCTTTGCCGAGGCCGTGGGCATGGACATCGCCGCTTTCGTCGAAGCGCATGGCTGGGAGGCCTTCCGCGACGAGGAGGCCGCGACCCTCGTGCGCGAGGCGGCGTCCGGCGGCCGGGTCATCGGTTGCGGCGGGGGCATGGTCCTGCGCAGCGAGAACCGGGCCGTGTTGGCCGAGGGCGTGGTTCTTTATCTCAAGGCCGACCCCGATGAATTGGCCCGACGGCTTTTGGCCGATCCGCTGGAGGCGCAGCGCCCCTCCCTGACCGGCAAATCCGTGGCCGCCGAGATCCGCGAGGTCCTGGCGGCCCGCGCCCTACTGTACGAGGAGTGCGCCCACCATGTCATTGAGGGCAAGGACCTGGCCGGGACCGTCGAGGCTGCCCGGCGGGCCGTGGAAAACCTTTCCTGA
- a CDS encoding DUF933 domain-containing protein has product MKTAIFGFSGSGKTDLFAALAGPAAAAAGNRAMVKVPDARLDPLIKLFHPKKVTHSEIEYLDIPGGGGKGAGLGERVLNEVRPYDCFIGVLDGFSGMNDPERQWQAMEADMMVSDMAVIEKRLEKLAADGKKNKALVDPKEEAGLKRALALLEEERPLRTDGELCALPELKGFKFLSARPILYAWNCPEGEEEARELPDDTPGMAHIAVAAKLERELAEIDDPAEKAEFLNDLGITESALDKVIGKTYRLLGLISFLTAGEDECRTWPLRAGSTAPQAAGVIHTDFEKGFIRAEVIGFDDFLAYGDFKKVKEAGKARLEGKEYIVRDGDIIEFRFNV; this is encoded by the coding sequence ATGAAAACCGCCATCTTCGGTTTCTCCGGCTCAGGCAAGACCGATCTGTTCGCCGCCCTGGCTGGCCCTGCGGCCGCCGCCGCGGGCAATCGGGCCATGGTCAAGGTCCCGGATGCCCGGCTCGACCCGCTGATCAAACTCTTCCACCCGAAAAAGGTCACCCACAGCGAGATCGAATATCTGGACATCCCGGGCGGGGGCGGCAAAGGCGCGGGGCTGGGCGAGCGTGTGCTCAACGAGGTGCGCCCCTATGACTGCTTCATCGGCGTGCTCGACGGATTCTCGGGCATGAACGACCCCGAACGGCAATGGCAGGCCATGGAGGCGGACATGATGGTCTCGGACATGGCGGTCATCGAGAAGCGGCTGGAAAAGCTGGCGGCCGACGGGAAGAAGAACAAGGCCCTGGTGGACCCCAAGGAGGAAGCGGGCCTCAAGCGGGCGCTCGCCTTGCTCGAAGAGGAACGCCCCCTGCGCACCGACGGGGAGCTGTGCGCCCTGCCCGAACTCAAGGGCTTCAAATTCCTGTCCGCCCGGCCCATTCTCTATGCCTGGAACTGCCCCGAGGGCGAGGAGGAGGCCCGGGAGCTGCCGGACGACACCCCGGGCATGGCCCACATCGCCGTGGCCGCCAAGCTCGAACGCGAGCTGGCAGAGATCGACGACCCGGCGGAAAAGGCCGAGTTCCTGAACGACCTGGGCATCACCGAATCAGCCCTGGACAAGGTCATTGGCAAGACCTACCGGCTCCTCGGCCTGATCTCCTTCCTCACGGCCGGCGAGGACGAATGCCGTACCTGGCCGTTGCGCGCAGGCTCAACCGCGCCCCAGGCGGCGGGCGTGATCCACACCGACTTCGAGAAGGGCTTCATCCGCGCCGAGGTCATCGGCTTCGACGACTTCCTGGCCTACGGCGATTTCAAGAAGGTCAAGGAAGCGGGCAAGGCGCGCCTTGAAGGCAAAGAGTACATCGTCCGAGACGGCGACATCATCGAATTCCGTTTCAACGTGTGA